From Rutidosis leptorrhynchoides isolate AG116_Rl617_1_P2 chromosome 3, CSIRO_AGI_Rlap_v1, whole genome shotgun sequence, a single genomic window includes:
- the LOC139900737 gene encoding putative RING-H2 finger protein ATL21A, with product MAGETTDCQSSYCGDNLNPIRFPFRLIDEQSESCGFRGFNLRCVFPNTILINLPRAGEFVVRNIDYNSQVMQIYDPLNCLPAKLSKFNLSNSPFSVSYYQYFTLLSCPSDANLFVYKPIECLSNSSFLILATDSKTFATSMTSNETGCVVYERLSVPVNQPYDDGLTSQLNEDISLTWGTPDCEYCEANGMSCGYEDITSKTITCFSNNYVDSATNGFSKFIIIAFAVAIPAMTVLAITCFLYYRDRLMNRNRRSTITSVTDPVEPSIIVGLDQATIESYTKVVLGESKRLPGHDDATCPICLSEYNVKETVRCIPECLHCFHADCIDEWLKMNGTCPICRNSPTVIK from the exons gAGAAACAACTGATTGTCAATCTTCTTACTGCGGTGATAATTTGAACCCAATACGCTTCCCTTTTCGATTAATTGATGAACAATCCGAGAGCTGTGGTTTTCGTGGATTCAATCTACGTTGCGTTTTCCCAAACACAATACTTATTAACCTCCCCAGAGCCGGTGAGTTTGTCGTCCGAAATATCGACTACAATAGTCAAGTCATGCAAATTTACGACCCTTTAAATTGTCTTCCTGCTAAACTTTCAAAATTCAACCTCTCAAATTCTCCTTTCTCAGTTTCTTACTATCAATACTTCACTCTTTTAAGTTGTCCAAGTGATGCTAATTTATTTGTGTACAAACCGATTGAATGCCTAAGTAATTCGTCTTTTTTGATACTGGCTACTGATTCGAAGACTTTTGCGACATCAATGACGAGTAACGAAACTGGTTGTGTGGTCTACGAGCGATTAAGTGTGCCTGTGAATCAACCATATGATGATGGGTTGACGTCACAGCTCAACGAAGATATAAGTCTAACATGGGGTACACCTGATTGTGAATATTGTGAAGCAAATGGTATGTCATGTGGTTATGAAGATATCACCTCAAAAACAATAACATGTTTCTCCAATAATTATGTTGACA GTGCTACTAACGGATTTAGTAAATTCATAATCATAGCTTTTGCCGTGGCTATACCAGCCATGACAGTTCTTGCGATCACATGTTTCTTGTATTATCGAGATCGACTCATGAATAGAAACCGGAGAAGCACCATCACCTCTGTAACTGACCCGGTAGAACCATCAATCATTGTTGGCCTAGACCAAGCGACCATCGAGTCCTACACAAAAGTCGTTTTGGGTGAAAGTAAGCGTCTCCCGGGACACGATGATGCAACATGTCCCATATGCTTATCAGAATACAACGTCAAGGAAACGGTGAGGTGTATACCCGAGTGTCTACATTGCTTTCACGCGGACTGTATTGATGAGTGGCTTAAGATGAATGGGACTTGTCCAATTTGCAGGAATTCGCCTACTGTTATAAAATAG